The following coding sequences lie in one Rutidosis leptorrhynchoides isolate AG116_Rl617_1_P2 chromosome 6, CSIRO_AGI_Rlap_v1, whole genome shotgun sequence genomic window:
- the LOC139851810 gene encoding outer envelope pore protein 16, chloroplastic, with product MPRKTIMGSLSSPKVDVFVDLGNPLLNHTLDGFLKIGTVAVAKVAVEETYHVVKRGSVSKHNFETSLKKMCKEGAYWGSVAGVYVGMEYGVERVRGTRDWKNAMIGGALTGALVSAVSSNKGDKIVMDAITGGAIATAAEFISYLT from the exons ATGCCAAGAAAAACTATAATGGGTTCACTTTCTTCTCCCAAGGTGGACGTGTTCGTCGATTTGGGGAATCCTTTACTTAATCACACCCTTGATGGCTTTTTGAAGATTGGAACT GTTGCTGTTGCAAAAGTAGCTGTGGAGGAAACTTACCACGTTGTCAAACGAG GGAGTGTTTCAAAACATAACTTTGAAACCTCG CTAAAGAAGATGTGTAAAGAAGGCGCATACTGGG GATCTGTAGCGGGAGTATATGTTGGAATGGAGTATGGCGTTGAGAGAGTGCGTGGCACCCGAGACTGG AAGAATGCAATGATTGGTGGAGCACTGACTGGAGCTCTCGTATCAGCAGTCAGCAGCAACAAAGGAGATAAAATCGTAATGGATGCCATTACAGGTGGTGCGATTGCAACTGCTGCCGAGTTCATTAGTTATCTCACTTAA